The Bos indicus x Bos taurus breed Angus x Brahman F1 hybrid chromosome 25, Bos_hybrid_MaternalHap_v2.0, whole genome shotgun sequence genome has a window encoding:
- the GLYR1 gene encoding putative oxidoreductase GLYR1, giving the protein MAAVSLRLGDLVWGKLGRYPPWPGKIVNPPKDLKKPRGKKCFFVKFFGTEDHAWIKVEQLKPYHAHKEEMIKINKGKRFQQAVDAVEEFLRRAKGKDQTSSHSSADDKNRRNSSEERSRPISGDEKRKLSLSEGKVKKNMGEGKKRVPSGSSERGSKSPLKRAQEQSPRKRGRPPKDEKDLSIPESSTVKGMMAGPMATFKWQPNVSEPVKDADPHFHHFLLSQTEKPAVCYQAITKKLKICEEETGSTSIQAADSTAVNGSVTPTDKKIGFLGLGLMGSGIVSNLLKMGHTVTVWNRTAEKCDLFIQEGARLGRTPAEVVSTCDITFACVSDPKAAKDLVLGPSGVLQGIRPGKCYVDMSTVDADTVTELAQVIVSRGGRFLEAPVSGNQQLSNDGMLVILAAGDRGLYEDCSSCFQAMGKTSFFLGEVGNAAKMMLIVNMVQGSFMATIAEGLTLAQVTGQSQQTLLDILNQGQLASIFLDQKCQNILQGNFKPDFYLKYIQKDLRLAIALGDAVNHPTPMAAAANEVYKRAKALDQSDNDMSAVYRAYIH; this is encoded by the exons TGCCTGGATCAAAGTGGAACAGCTCAAGCCCTATCATGCACATAAGGAGGAAATGATAAAGATCAACAAGGGGAAGCGATTCCAGCAAGCTGTGGACGCCGTGGAGGAGTTCCTCAGGAGAGCCAAAGGGAAGGACCAG ACATCATCCCACAGTTCTGCTGATGACAAGAATCGGCGTAATTCCAGTGAGGAGAGAAGTAGGCCAATCTCAGGTGATGAGAAGCGCAAGCTTAGCCTGTCTGAagggaaggtgaagaagaacatgggagaaggaaagaagagggtgCCTTCAGGCTCCTCAGAGCGAGGCTCCAAGTCCCCTCTGAAGAGAGCCCAGGAGCAGAGTCCCCGGAAGCGGGGTCGGCCCCCCAAGGACGAGAAG GACCTCAGCATCCCTGAGTCTAGTACTGTGAAGGGGATGATGGCTGGACCCATGGCCACGTTTAAATGGCAGCCGAACGTGAGTGAG CCTGTTAAAGATGCAGACCCTCATTTCCATCACTTCCTGCTCAGCCAAACTGAGAAG CCAGCTGTCTGTTACCAGGCAATCACAAAGAAGTTGAAAATATGTGAAGAG GAGACGGGGTCCACCTCCATCCAGGCCGCAGACAGCACGGCGGTGAATGGCAGCGTCACACCCACAGACAAAAA GATAGGATTTTTGGGCCTTGGCCTCATGGGAAGTGGCATTGTCTCCAACTTGCTAAAAATGGGCCACACGGTGACTGTCTGGAACCGGACTGCAGAGAAA TGTGATTTGTTCATCCAGGAGGGGGCCCGCCTAGGAAGAACCCCCGCTGAAGTCGTTTCAACTTGTGACATCACCTTTGCCTGCGTGTCGGACCCAAAGGCAGCCAAGGAC CTGGTGCTGGGCCCCAGTGGCGTGCTTCAGGGGATCCGCCCCGGGAAGTGCTACGTGGACATGTCGACGGTGGACGCTGACACAGTCACCGAGCTGGCCCAG GTGATTGTGTCCAGGGGGGGCCGCTTTCTGGAAGCCCCGGTCTCAGGGAATCAGCAGCTGTCTAATGATGGGATGTTGGTGATCTTAGCGGCCGGAGACAGGGGCTTGTATGAGGACTGCAGCAGCTGCTTCCAGGCAATGGGGAAGACCTCCTTCTTTCTAG GTGAGGTTGGCAACGCAGCTAAGATGATGCTGATTGTGAACATGGTCCAGGGGAGCTTCATGGCCACCATTGCAGAGGGGCTCACCCTGGCCCAAGTGACAGGCCAGTCCCAGCAGACACTCTTGGACATCCTCAATCAGGGACAGTTGGCcagcatcttcctggaccagaagtGCCAAA ATATCCTGCAAGGAAACTTTAAGCCCGATTTCTACCTGAAATACATTCAGAAGGATCTCCGTTTAGCCATTGCGCTAGGTGATGCCGTCAACCATCCGACCCCCATGGCTGCTGCAGCCAATGAG GTGTACAAAAGAGCCAAGGCACTGGACCAGTCTGACAATGACATGTCTGCCGTGTACCGAGCCTATATACACTAA